The DNA window CACCCTATAGGCTTTTGAGCAATTGTTGGTGCGGGGGTAGCAAGGGGGGGGTGCATCAGCTGCACCACACTGTTTCCCCAAATGCCCCTGGGGTCACCTCAGAGAAAACGGAAAACACGGACACAGGAACAATAACACGGGAAGGAGTCTCAAGTTCAGAAGCATGCCAGCCATTCCTGAGACACGATCAAAGACGAGGGCTCCGCTGTCCAACACCAGGCATCCGTTCCCACCACATAAATAACAAATTGGCACCATAAACAACATTACAGGTCACATTTCCTCAGTGCTGATTAGGTTACGAGTCATAATTAAAACAGtgagaaaatattattaaaaaaccgAATCAGGCCAGTCTGAATGCAGTTCAAACTCAACACTGCATGACAGGTTAAAcatttctgaaatgtttttagCTGAAGTCTCTGCAGTCCTTCATCCTTCAGAAAACCAAATCAATCTCCATCCTTATCAGCCTTCGCAGTTATTCTGACCAGGTTTTCATCATTCCTGGCACCGGCTTTTTGGTTTAAATCAGTAAAGCCAGCagagaccacacacacacacacacatacacacagagacacacacagagacacacacacaaacagacagagacacacacacgcagtgaCAAAGATTAAAATTTTCAGTAACATAAATGCACACAGCAATAACTGCTCCCATACAGGCTTGAACACTGACAGTAGCAAAGACATGTAGTAACACACAGTaaaacacattcacacacacaaacactcataAGACTGCCACTTGGTCTGCTCTTCCTGCTTGCTGCTGATTAACTACAACGCAAtattcacacacatacagtacagggcAGATACACCATCATCACTGCAATCACCCAGGCAGCCACACGATGGCGCCAAATAGCCCCCACACCCCACCCTGCTCCTGAAACTCTGACGGGAGACCCTGCATTCCCCGGGACCCCGCCACAAAAGTGGCCAGCATCGAGTGGAAACGCTGACAGAGCCCTCATTCCCACTAAGCCTTGTGGCCACATTAAATTCACATCCTGCACCCGCAGGCCCCCTAATCTGGAGGGTATCAAACACTTACATCACCATGAGTGCCATTAAACTGGCCATTTAACCGAGACCTGAAAACCTGAAACCTGCATCAATAAAACCATCAAGGTGAAGGCCagcttttttttgttcatttttttgttcattcACTTAATGAAAGCATTGTACTGCATGCCGTGTAAGCGCGCTCCACTCAGGGGGGAGGTAAATTGTTCCCAGGCAGGGGGCTGCATGTTCCCGGGGAGGCGGAGAACCCCACATGCCCAGCTGCGAGGTACAGACACCCTGTGCCAGGGCACTGATTGAGGATCCAGGGCCCACATGCCAAGAATCACAACTGCTGGAATGCCTGGATTCGaacaactcccccccccccacacacacactcacacccaccaccaccccaaacCGCCTTCTTCGCAACTTAATTCCTCACAGAAAGGCCATAAAAGGCGTAGATAATTATTCAAAGAAACCAGGAGAGAATCAAGAAATGATTCCTGGCTATTTTCATATAATGGACCGCGATTCTGGGTGTGTGGCTTTCCGGGGGGCCATGCAGCCTGAATGCAAACGGGCACCCTCTGTGGCACTGCCACAGCCTTTGGCATCAGCAATCCACAGCAGTGTGGACTGATAAGAATCAGATATCACCACCACAAAAAAATCACTCCAGAGCAACCAAAAGCTCACTATGGTCACCATTAGCTCCAGCCTAAAATAGGTCACTTAAACAGTAATTAAGAGCCACTGATTCTCCAGAAAAGTCTTTGGAAATCAAAATAGCCACAcaagcacagggagaacacagaAACCCTCAGAGGCGATCCAGTACTTAAACCGAGAGCTGGCAAGAGTAAACCAGAGCAACGAGACAAGCTTTCTGTGGACTAAGGAACTTCTCTGTGATGTTATGTGTTATTACAAGCTTAAAGCAGAAGTGGACTGCAGCTGAAATCCCTGCGTGGTGCAGCACCATGGACCGACAGCTGGGAGAATTCACACAACTTCCATCTTATTAACCAGTCTCAGGCTTAACACATCACACTGTTCATTAGATCCGCCAATTGGTGAGCTGGCATGGCATCTTAAACTGCATTCCGCTGGTCATTTAGTTTATAAATCAAAAATTAAAGCAGGTATTTTTTTTGAAGTGACGATATTCAAGATGTGAAGAAAGGGAAAGTTCAAAAGAGAAGACGGCCGCGCTCTGAAATCTGGACGTCCTCTAAGGCGCCGCATCAATGATTTCATTCATAATGACCGAACTATATTGATGTAATCCGTCTCTGATGTAATCCCTTAATGAGCATCTGACAAAAGAAAACCACTCGTGTTCAGTAACATTTTACAGTAGAAACGCTGACATGATTCAGAGGACGTTAGAAAGCGGACATATGATATATTACCCCACTTCAGAGTTTTTACCATAACCGCCGTATGTCATACAAATGAACGATAACAAATGGGAGACGAGTAAATGTCAGACTGCATGCATTGATAAACTACACCGCTCAAAAAACAGCTTTTTCTGTGTCTGGAAaacttttacatattttttggcACAGTGCAGTAATAATAAGGATCGAACACTTTAGTTATACTTTATCAGTAACTTAAATATAACTTTAAAATGGGTAAGTAAAAGTGTTTGCAATTGCGAAACTGAAGCTACGGGATGGCAAGTGTAACTGCAGAGGGCTGGATGTGAACGTTAAAGCGGATGAAACACTGCGGTTTATTGGCGCCACCTTGTGGCAATTCATTAGATATCACGCATAATGACTGATCTCGGTCATAGAGCAGCCCACCGGTCCAGGGCCAGCGTCCGACTGCCCGTGTGCTTCCTTCCAGGAGGGCAGGAATCGCTCCCTTTATGACACGATGGTTCACATGGTGCTGACATCCCACGCTGGGCGTTTTCCACGGCTGCTGGCTGTGCGGAGCCGGACTCTGCAGTTTGCGAAATCCTGCgcgcaaaaaaataataataaacaaataaaaggaaaacagcaataaataaaagataaaagAAAAAGATAGTGCTTTAGGCTAACTGGCGTCTCGAAATCGCCTAAGTGTGTTGTGACAGACTGACATGCCTTTTGCTAGTACCGCCTGTAATGGGCTCCAGGCCCTCGATCCGTAACCCTGCTCAGGATAAGCGGTCTTTCAAATAGCGGTGTCTCTTGGATATTGTTCTGTATCATCTAATCATCTACTCAatctttaaagaataaagcccaaGAGCAAACCCAAATGCGTATATGGCCCAGTCCCCGACTTCAAACGGAGAAGCGGACATGTCATTTATGAAACACGTTACGATTAGGTGAAAGGGAAAAACacaaattgattaaaaacaACATGCACGATGTGTTGCAAGTGATATTTTTCGTAGCTAGGGGGCTTATTTCACAGAGAACTAGATGACGAAAGACAGATGAACGGGTGTTTCAATTACCTGAGGAGTTTGTGGCGCTTCCCGACACATATGCAACTGATCAAGCCAACACGAGAGAAGTAAAAAATCCCTGCACTAAAACTGATTGCATTGTTAATCAATTTTGTTGAATAAATAATGCGAAACcgttttaatgaaaaaaagaTGTTATAAACATGTTTATATAGGCGGATACAAAACTGCTTTCCCAGCAACTACACCGCTATGCCCCCGGAATTAGCGCAGCGTTAGCGACAGTTTGCGCCCTCAGGCGGACGAAGAAGTCAAGCGAAACCAGCGGTCAAAAATGCCGAAACTTAACGGTACTCAATAATAAATATGTAAGGAAACGCCCCCGGGGGCGCTCGCCTAGGCCAAAGCCTTGGTCACGCTTCATTTTTCCGCGTGACTTACAGCCCGCGCACGGACTCTCGTGCACGTACTATATTTGTGGCGGTTGGCGGATTAGTACGACCATATTGTTCCATCAGACCAGCCAAGTGCACTTATATAGCAACAAACAGGGCCTACAAGCAGTGTAATGAAATGGGTGAACTTATAGACGCTTTTCAAGATGTTATTAGGCTATGCCACTTTGTCACTTCAAATAGATTCTCGACACTGCCCTAAGTTTGTTATAACTGTGACTTAAAATATATAGATGTTTTTCAATTAAATAATGTGATGGGTTACTTGATTTCCTGAAATGACTAATTTCAGCCATACTGTTTACAAATATGCAATTACAACTATTTAGTAAAGAAAATTATTTATTCCAAAAAGAACTCTCAAATAAATAGAAGATAAATCATGCTGATACCAGCATAGGTCAGAAAAAGCGTTTCACTCCACTGCATCTGCTAACAGACTATTTTTCTTTGACACTAGATGAACTGATGGAGTCCAACACACAACGGgaatgagtctgacttactgctggcaGTGCGAACCAAACTCTCGCTCTGGTTATACAGGGACCTGATGGTCCGTGACATATGTACCCCACACTCCTCACGCACCCtcacaggacccccccccccccacgaggGACATGGtcatatgccttttccaagtcaaAACACACGTTCAGTATACCAGTCGGGCAAACTgccatgaaccctccagtatcTTTGTGAGGGTGATGAACTGGTCCAGTCTtctgtgaccaggacagaaAATGCATTGTCCCTCCTGAATCTGAGGAGCCGCCGTCTCCCCCGTACCCCagcatagaccttcccagggaggctgtgGAGCACTATCCCCCTGAAGGTGGAGCACATCCagagagggggaccaccaccccgagACGGTGGGCCTGCCTGCCCAGAGACCTTTCTGCTTTACTGGCTTGTTTTGTGGTGTGATGACATAGGATTTCAGTCACAGACTAGATGAAACTACTGTGAAGGTGAAGGTGGCTCTAGGCTCACTTCTAAAATGTgaatttatgtatttgtgtgaCCTCTTCTGAACTCTGTCCAAATATTCTCTGATCATCCAGTGGCTTGTCATGTGACGTGTCATATGACAGTCTCTGAATGACTTGGAGAGCTCAGAGGTTGGCCCATTATCAGTAATATTTCACAATGTCTATTCCAGGCTGCACGGGTCGGGGGGCTCCCTGGACGCAACGCACATATTAACATTACTAACAAGATACAGAGGCATTGTTCTATAGCTGAATCAATGTAGtgagaatgaatgaataaaggAAAAAGCAACAACCAGGCATTGAAATGTGAATCATGATAAAATCGTGAAGTtatcaataaaatgaaaaatgtttagTAATGAATAAACGTTATTTATGAATATTGCCTAGTCATTAAAAAGTAGTAAAGGCTAACATCATCTGTGTACCTGGATATGCATGATGTGTTTGTTATTCATGccaatttaaatataaatatataaatagttTCAAAATATTTGACTATAACATCTAGAGGCAGAATGAGGTAAATAGCCACGACTGTGTCgggtatacccccccccccaaattccaCAGGAGTTCATGGAGGATATACAGGTACAGAGGTTAACATTCATCTGTCATTGTTGTTCAGTCTTTGGAGCAAACCCTTCCCTAAGGAGGGGCCCAGGAGCCCCCCAAGGAGCCCCCAAGGAGCCCCCCAAGGAGCGATCAGGCTCCTCCCTCTTTAGGTTGGTTCCCTTATCCTGGGGCACTGTGCTGTTTCCACACAGTGGAGACGTTccaacatcttttttttttgctctcttcAGTGCAGTTATTTGGGATTCTGTGCTTGTGCTCCCGCTCTTGTCCTTGAATAGGCTGCACACTGTTCCAGAGCTAATCTGTTTAGCGTCCCGTGTCTTTTGGTAGACCGTGCCAGTTTGCCCTGCGTGCAGCTGCATCACGACGCTTGCCGTCGTGATTCTGATTCAGCCACAAGCAGCGATGGAATGGGATAATTACTGGAAAGGCTACTTTCCATTTTCATACAGGCAGATGAGGGATATTTTGTCCCAATGCAGTTATTTTGTGTGGGCGACTCATTAAAAGTGACAGTGCCACCAGGACACTCTTCCTGGAGCTGCCTTTGGTCTCCGTTTGAGTATCTGTAGTTCCTCCTCTATACCTTCTACCAAGCGTTGGGCTTCCCAACCTCAGTTTTGTCCTAAATCTGTAGCAAACATATACTGTTAAATCGTTAAAATTTATAACCCTTCATGGACCTTTAAATTGTGGTTATTACTTTTCTTGAGAAACTGGGAAGCTGTGGTGCATCAGTAAACAGAAGTTAATAGGCTGCGTATGTTTGATCATTTCTTGTTAAACTGAAAGATTctaaataacttttttttattgaatgagAGCAGAGTTGTTGtctaacaaataaaaaaatgctgtATCCAGTAACTGCTCACTTTCTAACCCTCTCACGTCTTGACTGTGTTTAAAATCGTCCTTCAATCTGCCCCGGATTCTGGCAATTTAAGCTGCACGAGTGAAACACAGGCATGAAGCCACATAGTAAAATCACGGGTTTCTACTCCCCCGAAATTTATTTGCTACCGATCCGACACGTAGCCAGGTAGCAAGCTTATGAGTTCGAACCCCCCTCTAAACCCATCACCCCCTGAAATTTATCTGTGGCTATGGGCCCTAGTGAAAAGGATTTCAAAAATAAGCCCACGGACAGTAATAACAAAGAGCAGGCGAAGTTATAGTCTGCGGGTGACCACCTGCGTCCCGCTGGACTGGGACCATCTGAACCGAGGGGCTGTGGGACAGGGGAGTCCAGCTCTGAGCCAGAGAGACTACATGGTGATTCGCCACTAGAGGATCGAGATAACAGGCCCCTTGTGATAAACCCCTCccacattgcccctcccactcgACATTCGGCTCCTGACTTGCTCacttgacttcctctgctggtCCCTGGAGAGTGGGCTccccccctttgagtctggttctgGTTTTTCCTTACCACTGTGACCTCTGGCTTCCTCGCTGGCAGCTTTGGGGACAGatattgtaaagtgctttgagacaatgtgatgaatacGTGCTATACAAATACAACTGAACTGAAACAGAATTTTAGAGATACGCCTCTCAGAGTGTCCATGGTGAGTAGCCATTAGGGTGTGATGTGCAGTCAGCCCGGTGCCCGGGTTATAAATGATGAATTTTAACCTTCTAATCTATACCCCTCAGGTGTTGGAAGTTCCAGTCTTTGAAAGGAGTTTGCTGTTAGACCCTTGCATCACTTTTCCCTTGCCCAACAGAAAAACATGGAGTTGTATAAAAAAATTGATATCACTTATTAATAAAAGCATTTAGGGGGCATTATAGAGACAGGCAATGAGGTCACGGCCAGGCACCTGTTCTTCGAGTCACCGCAGGGACACGTCGTCGGGACAGACTTCAGTGTGACCTCAAACGTCTTCTTACATTCTTTCTTAATTTTTCAGTTCCACAAACTCCAGGAGCCCGTGGCGGAAAAtgttcatttattttccattttaagaGAATAGCCCTGtccaataattaaaaaaaaggttCCCATGTCTGAGTTGTCTTCAACCATTATATACACAGCGGGATGTACCACTGGCCTCTTACACGGGGGGTGGGGAGAGGAGGGGGGTGGATACAAACAGGACAGGCAATTAATGAGGTGTGGTAAACCAAATGCCAACCATACTGCAGTACATCTGATCTGAGGGACTATTTTTTTAGATTTGGATAAGGACTACAGAGACACTTGTTCAAAAGTTTAGTTTAATATTAGGGTTACATCTATACCAAAATCATATTCCAAAaagtatttatataatttttctcCTGCTCTAAAACTTCAGAAGTTCACCAGGATGCCCTTCCACAGATGCACATCAGCAACCCACATAAGACACAACTAGTCAACCTGATTCAACTCATAAACTTAAATCTCAGTACATCATTAAATAGGTCTATACACATAAAATTAATCCAGTAGCAAGTATACAAAGTTTTATATGAGAAtagatttaaatttttaaaaactgccaAAACACAAACCATGAACTACCTAGGGAACAAGAGGGTCCCAGTCAGGGTGTGCGGAGGATACTGGGGAGAAGCCGCGCTGAAGGGATTACCGCCGGCTCCCTAGATCTTGTCCAGCTCCTTAAGCAGCTCCCCGAAGCTGGTGACGTACCACGAGCATCGCTCTTTCACCTGCGGTCTGACCACATTTCCTCCGAATCCAATGAAAGCGTTCTGCAGCCAAGGTGACACagagtaccagtcaaaagtttggacacacccacacacagaaaggtttatttgcactacagtgatcccccgctacatcgcggttcagctatcgcgccctcactatatcgcggatttttccCCGACGCATCACAGTTCTCCGCGTATCGCGCGCCTCGCTTGCAGTCCGATTGTTGTGAGCAAACTTTTTGTGAacttttcgttttgttttaagccctacgaTGGCTCCCAAGCATGCTGCATCTTCTAAGCCTTCTGGTAGTAGTGAGCCTAAGCACCAGAGGAGGACCTTGGCCATTTTTACATATTCCATTACAtatacagagagacagagagagatgtgtgtgtgtgtgtgtgtgtgtgtatatatatatatatatatatatatatatatatatatacacacacacacacacacacacacacatacatacatacatatacattacatattattaccattattatgttactcatatccttagcccaacatccacatatcatatgtgtttatggtggatgtgggttttcgctgcagctccctaattagattactaattagaggactgattggctgaagagtcctcacacctgggtttgaacagctgacctaaaggttaccccaaaagcctgcacacacaccggcccactgcggataagattggccaccgctggtttaaagcatgtgggagtggtattttaatatatctttatttatatgttttgtatatcgtggattttcacctatcgctgatgagCCTGGAACATAACTTCCACGATTGTAAAGAATACGGTGATCCCCTGCCTTTTTAGAATAAAAACATGTGCACTATTAAAATACAgggtatttattaaaatatacagtatttaagaaaaaagtatatttattgctgggaggggggcagctctgtgggctgagactcagaaggtcactggttcaaatcccatggtcagcagagtgatcccaccataaTGGCCCAGTCTTGGAGGCGCCTTACTCTTTTATCCATTTCAGCAGTGCTGCATTTTACAAGTACAGATTGTGGACCACATCAGATCCATTCTGCAAGCTTTGAGTTACAGGGTCGCCATACTTCAACGGCTACGTCACAGATGCTACACGTCATGTGATTTCATGAAGGAAAACTTTAATCTCTGTGTGTAGACTGAAATACCACCAAGTACCGCAAGTGAAAAAGGTCTTCCCtggtacagttttttttttttagggctGTGAAAGAACATGTTACTTAAAGTCAAAAACATTATCTCTTATGTTAGTGCATATGATATTCTGATACCCATATGGGACAAAGGAATGAGCAAATCCCAGAATTTAGAGCTAAAATCAAAACATTATGTGAGTGTTGCACACAGCAAAGGCGGGCAAAACAAACACTGTCACTGGTTTATGTTTCATTAAATAAACACATGATAACACAGAGATacggaaaaaaaattaaaagaaaacttgctatatttgttttattttattgaaggctAATCTCAAACCAAGGATCTTTCTGGTTAAGTGCATTTAAGTGGCTGTCCGGCTTCTCTTTTCCAAACCATTTGTCAAATAAGTTCAGGAATAAATTCCACCCAATCAGCATGcgcacccctcccctccccatgAGCCAATTGCATGCACTGAGCTAATTGATTTGCTGTTAGACTCACTCACACCATGTGTCACGTTTGTAACACGAGCGTCGCTCTCTTTGCTGGGGCCCTTGTCTGCTGTTCTCCGTTTTCCTAACTGAAACGCGGAATTTTAACTAAGCACCACCAAGCGACAGGCCCCAAACGGTGTACTTACAGCGGGGGGGCAGGCCTCCATGTCCGTGGCCCCATCTCCAATCATCACCACCTTCTGGAAGCCGTACTTCTCCTTCAACATGCTGATCACTTTGCCTTTGCCGCCAGACTCCGCCGTGGGTTGCGTCTCGTCGAAACCCGCGTACTCGCCTGCGCAAATCCACTTCATCAGACTGAGATCAGTCAGGCAAGCTACAGAGCACACCGGCCGGGTTGTCGCTCACCGTTGAAGTAGAATTTGAGGCGGTTGGCATAGACGTGATGCAGGGGGATCCCGAGCTGCGAGGCGACGTGCTCCACAATGCAGCGGAACCCTCCGGAAATGAGGAAGACCTTCACACCGTCATGCTGCAGGCGTGCAACCAGCTCCCTGCACAAGTACATGCACACATCAGTGTCATGCAGCCCAAGCccttggatggggggggggggtcttgctTTGGGTGTGAAGCCATTCCgccacattattttaatttattcatgattATTGCATCTTGTCTCATACAGATGTGTCTAACAGTGAAATTACTGACACCATTTATTACAGATACATTTTCCCCAAtgtgtgatttacagagcatCCGTATAACAAGCAAACTCCAGATTAAGTTCTAAGAGCCCGTTAACCATATTACTGCCTTAATGGTCCAGGCAGAGATATTTAACCCTGACACTGCTGAAGGCCAGGCCACAGCCCCCAAACCCCAGGCAGCCTGCACACAGAAATCGAACAGATGCATGATAAGTTAACTGAAACCCACTTTCACTTACTTAATACCTGGAGTCAGTTGAGGTGGGTGGTCAGTAATCAGCTTGTTCACTTGTTCCCGAGAGCATCTTATGATGCACAGCCGTTCGGTCAATGCCGTCTTAAATGACATAGACCCCCCCATAGCCTTGCgcgtcctgaaattcagatcacaTCTGTATGTACAATAGCCTAAATGTTTATAAGGTTACATaacgtttgggggggggggggggggggggggttcacaagGCAGGATTCCAGCTGGAACACTTAAGCCAAACGTGGAGAAGAGGTCAGTGACACTCTTACTGGACACTCTATACATTCGCTTTAAGTCATCTGACACTGGGTAGTAATACAGCTTAATATAGTTTAACGTGGATCACGTACATCTCGGTGACGGCGTCCCCCACGCCGCAGAACTTGGCCAGCTGATCGATGCCCTCCTCCCGGATCACGGTGCTGTCCACGTCGAAGCAGACTGCGTCCGCGCTCCTGAAGATCTCCTTCGTCTGGGCTAAAGTTGTCATGGCGCTGTGCAATCCCCCGAAAATCAGATCACGCACATTACCCACACAAAGCcggaaaaaaacattaacataaTTTATGATGACAACGCCTTAGAATAAAAAGCAACAACAAAATTCATAGTGGATTCCGAGGGAGACTTTTCAGGTTAGGGGGTGCTACATTGCGTTTGAGACTAGTTAGGGAGCGCTTATCTAGTTTAGGCAGATCACGAGATGAGCGCGCCCTCGACCAGTGCGCGCGCCCATCCTCAGGTTGCGCACCGACGTCTAGGTACCGGCTACATTGAAGCTTTTCAGTCCGACCGAAACGACCCACGCACGACGAAACTtcagaaaaaattaaaagtgaTTGAGAAACGTCACGTCCACTTTGCATCaagtgtttttattgcattaaaAATCTTTCAACATTGTCTATTacgctggattttttttaatcaagttAACTTTAAAGAGCAATCCATTCAGAATGAGGAGGTATTGTCTTAGCTATTCACCCAGCTGAAGATATTGCATCACCCGTCACGAAAGAGACACTTACTGTAGGTGGCAGAAGGCGCTGATGCCGGAGAGTAAACTTAGGCAGCAGTTTGTGTAATAAGGAGTTACTTTTACCAATAAGACAACGCACACAGAGATTGGAGCTAGAAATGAATTTAGTGTCGTTTTTACgcagtgtggaaaaaaaaagaatctgtCAATGACAGCCCTGAAATTAGTACCGTGATTACCTCTTCCGTAAAATCGTACTCCTTGTTAGCATGAAACGTTGATCTTCCCAAAGAAATCCCGACCGCACGATTGAGTAAAAAGGGTTGCCGATTTTCCTTACTTCTTTATAAAACGCAAGGAGAGTTTTAAACGATTCTGTAATAGTTCGGCGACTCCCAAGCGTCTATAAGCGACTGGATGCCCTCAGTGCATTGGTCGGTACTCGCGAAAACCGAGCAGCCGAGCAAATCAAAAAACAGGCACATTTGGAAGACCGCCCTCCACTGAAGTTCACGACAGGGGATCAGAGAGTTACCCTCCAACGTACAGGTCTTGGGACGGTTGCGGCTTCCCCAAATGACCTGCCGAGGGTCCTATCAGGGTTAAGCAATCTGATCTTGGATCAGCACCTAGATTCAGCAGCGATGAGAAGTCCGTAAAATTAAGTCATGCAACAATACAGTTAATATGTGGCATTACGCCTAAAAAGCATGACTAACAACCTAACAATGAAACTAAGGTAATAAGTTCTCAACGATTGCCGAATGACTGCTTTCCCTGATATACCACTCGCGATCCCTAAACCAAgcgctgcaaaaaaaaaaaaaagcaccgcGAGCCGTTTGCAGATACAGGTAAAGCTAATAAGCCGACGTCAATTTCAGCCAGCAGATGGAGATTAAAAAGCAGCAGTGAGCGACGTGGCGCGCAACCAATCATTGACGGGAGCTGGAAGTCCGTGCCGAGGAGCTGACCAATCAAAATATAGGAGAAAGGAAATGACAGAAGGCAGCGCATGTGCCACAGAAGAGTGTTCTAGAAACCGGCGAGGGCCTGTGATCCGCTACCCGCTCGATTCATTGTAGCGTCGGCTCTCCGCTGCCTTGTACCAGGATGACTGCTGTTAAAGCGCTGAACCCGAAGGCTGAGGTAGCCCGGGCCCAGGCAGCCCTTGCCGTGAACATCAGCGCTGCTCGCGGACTTCAGGACGTGCTGAGAAGCAATCTGGGCCCAAAGGGGACTATGAAAATGTGAGTGCGTCGGACCCTTTGTTAGCATCCCGGCCGGCTAGCAGAGCCGGCGCGGCTAATGGCCGGGGCAAAAGCTATTCGCAGAAAATGGAGATTATACCTCCCATGTTTGATTAGGGCCATTAGGTAACCACCGCTCCCGGTTTGACGAAAGGCGGTTTAATTGAGTTTTAACTACTAAGCTGAGGCACGGGGCCTCCTCGCGCTACCCAGCACAGTCATTGCCTATGCACACTTAGCATGGGTTAGCATTACGGCTAAATTTGCCAAAGTACGGCCGCATGAACTTTAA is part of the Paramormyrops kingsleyae isolate MSU_618 chromosome 17, PKINGS_0.4, whole genome shotgun sequence genome and encodes:
- the psph gene encoding phosphoserine phosphatase isoform X1, with protein sequence MLTRSTILRKSAMTTLAQTKEIFRSADAVCFDVDSTVIREEGIDQLAKFCGVGDAVTEMTRKAMGGSMSFKTALTERLCIIRCSREQVNKLITDHPPQLTPGIKELVARLQHDGVKVFLISGGFRCIVEHVASQLGIPLHHVYANRLKFYFNGEYAGFDETQPTAESGGKGKVISMLKEKYGFQKVVMIGDGATDMEACPPANAFIGFGGNVVRPQVKERCSWYVTSFGELLKELDKI
- the psph gene encoding phosphoserine phosphatase isoform X2, with amino-acid sequence MTTLAQTKEIFRSADAVCFDVDSTVIREEGIDQLAKFCGVGDAVTEMTRKAMGGSMSFKTALTERLCIIRCSREQVNKLITDHPPQLTPGIKELVARLQHDGVKVFLISGGFRCIVEHVASQLGIPLHHVYANRLKFYFNGEYAGFDETQPTAESGGKGKVISMLKEKYGFQKVVMIGDGATDMEACPPANAFIGFGGNVVRPQVKERCSWYVTSFGELLKELDKI